Proteins from a single region of Melospiza georgiana isolate bMelGeo1 chromosome W, bMelGeo1.pri, whole genome shotgun sequence:
- the LOC131095429 gene encoding mesoderm induction early response protein 3-like isoform X1 gives MLVHDYDDEQTLDEEEEMMEENKNFSSEIEDLEKEGNMPLEDLLAFYGYEPTIPVMAGSSVDSSPSELADELPDMTLDKEEIAKDLLSGDDEETQSSADDLTPSVTSHEATDFFPRPLRSNTTCDGDKESDGEDIEADNGNSSEDLRKEIKVGLQYQAEIPPYLGRYSNNEKAYENEDHLLWKPDVISENKVKEYLFETSLRAGNENMIGRIPEGLHTRDNEQALYELLKSSHNVKEATERYCSNGKASQEEMTAWTEEECRSFEHALLIYGKDFHLIQKNKVRTRTVAECVAFYYMWKKSERYDYFAQQTRFGKKRYNHHPGVTDYMDHLVDEAEALGGAVHSSALTSNTRTESIPDQQLSILNSVTANELTALTNTVATVCHTSAVNCLDDAFPPMDSLPRAPVVNHVPVGTEELLNLPSSGENDCFNLFETGFYHSELNPGNMCSEETERPAKRLKMGIAVPESFMNDVSVNNLGVDFENHTHHIASAKMAVSVADFSSLSANETNGFINTHTLHQHTALHSE, from the exons ATGCTGGTACATGATTATGATGATGAACAAACTCTtgatgaagaggaggaaatgatggaagaaaacaaaaatttcagCTCTGAAATTGAAGATTTAGAAAAG GAAGGAAACATGCCGTTGGAAGATTTGCTGGCATTTTATGGCTATGAACCCACAATTCCAGTTATGGCTGGTTCCAGTGTGGATAGCTCTCCAAGTGAACTTGCAGATGAGCTTCCAGATATGACTCTAGATAAA GAGGAAATAGCTAAAGACCTCTTGTCAGGTGATGATGAAGAAACGCAGTCCTCTGCTGATGACTTGACGCCATCAGTTACTTCACATGAGGCTACTGACTTCTTTCCTCGGCCATTAAGAT CAAACACTACGTGTGATGGAGATAAGGAATCAGATGGTGAAGACATAGAGGCAGACAATGGTAATTCATCTGAAGATTTGAGAAAG GAAATAAAGGTTGGTTTACAGTATCAGGCTGAAATTCCACCTTACCTCGGCAGATACAGTAATAATGAAAAGG CCTATGAAAATGAAGACCATTTACTTTGGAAACCTGATGTGATCtcagaaaataaagttaaaGAATACCTTTTTGAAACCTCCTTAAGAGcaggaaatgaaaatatgatTGGCAGAATTCCTGAAGGACTACATACACGTGACAATGAACAA GCACTATATGAACTACTCAAAAGTAGCCATAATGTTAAAGAGGCAACTGAGAGATACTGCTCAAATGGAAAGGCATCTCAGG AAGAGATGACAGCATGGACAGAAGAAGAATGCAGAAGCTTTGAACATGCACTTCTGATTTATGGGAAAGACTTTCATCTCATACAGAAAAACAAG GTAAGAACCAGAACAGTTGCTGAGTGTGTGGCTTTCTATTACATGTGGAAAAAGTCAGAACGTTATGATTACTTTGCTCAGCAGACAAGATTTGGAAAGAAGAGGTATAACCATCATCCTGGAGTTAC GGACTACATGGATCATTTGGTAGATGAAGCAGAAGCTCTTGGTGGAGCAGTACATTCTTCAGCCTTAACATCTAATACTCGAACAGAAAGTATTCCTGATCAACAGCTAAGCATTCTGAACTCTGTCACTGCCAATGAGTTGACAG CACTGACAAACACTGTAGCTACTGTCTGTCACACTTCGGCTGTGAACTGCCTGGATGATGCCTTCCCTCCTATGGACAGCTTACCCCGAGCACCGGTAGTTAATCATGTGCCTGTTGGAACAGAAGAATTGCTTAACTTGCCTAGCAGTGGTGAAAATGATTGCTTTAATTTATTTGAGACTGGCTTTTATCACTCGGAGTTAAACCCAGGGAACATGTGCAGTGAGGAGACAGAAAGACCTGCAAAGAGACTGAAAATGGGAATTGCTGTCCCAGAATCTTTCATGAATGATGTCTCTGTAAATAACCTTGGTGTGGACTTTGAGAACCACACACACCATATTGCCAGTGCCAAAATGGCTGTTTCAGTGGCTGACTTCAGCAGTCTATCTGCAAATGAGACAAATGGTTTTATAAATACCCATACTCTTCACCAACATACTGCCCTTCACTCAGAATGA
- the LOC131095429 gene encoding mesoderm induction early response protein 3-like isoform X2 has product MLVHDYDDEQTLDEEEEMMEENKNFSSEIEDLEKEGNMPLEDLLAFYGYEPTIPVMAGSSVDSSPSELADELPDMTLDKEEIAKDLLSGDDEETQSSADDLTPSVTSHEATDFFPRPLRSNTTCDGDKESDGEDIEADNGNSSEDLRKEIKVGLQYQAEIPPYLGRYSNNEKAYENEDHLLWKPDVISENKVKEYLFETSLRAGNENMIGRIPEGLHTRDNEQALYELLKSSHNVKEATERYCSNGKASQEMTAWTEEECRSFEHALLIYGKDFHLIQKNKVRTRTVAECVAFYYMWKKSERYDYFAQQTRFGKKRYNHHPGVTDYMDHLVDEAEALGGAVHSSALTSNTRTESIPDQQLSILNSVTANELTALTNTVATVCHTSAVNCLDDAFPPMDSLPRAPVVNHVPVGTEELLNLPSSGENDCFNLFETGFYHSELNPGNMCSEETERPAKRLKMGIAVPESFMNDVSVNNLGVDFENHTHHIASAKMAVSVADFSSLSANETNGFINTHTLHQHTALHSE; this is encoded by the exons ATGCTGGTACATGATTATGATGATGAACAAACTCTtgatgaagaggaggaaatgatggaagaaaacaaaaatttcagCTCTGAAATTGAAGATTTAGAAAAG GAAGGAAACATGCCGTTGGAAGATTTGCTGGCATTTTATGGCTATGAACCCACAATTCCAGTTATGGCTGGTTCCAGTGTGGATAGCTCTCCAAGTGAACTTGCAGATGAGCTTCCAGATATGACTCTAGATAAA GAGGAAATAGCTAAAGACCTCTTGTCAGGTGATGATGAAGAAACGCAGTCCTCTGCTGATGACTTGACGCCATCAGTTACTTCACATGAGGCTACTGACTTCTTTCCTCGGCCATTAAGAT CAAACACTACGTGTGATGGAGATAAGGAATCAGATGGTGAAGACATAGAGGCAGACAATGGTAATTCATCTGAAGATTTGAGAAAG GAAATAAAGGTTGGTTTACAGTATCAGGCTGAAATTCCACCTTACCTCGGCAGATACAGTAATAATGAAAAGG CCTATGAAAATGAAGACCATTTACTTTGGAAACCTGATGTGATCtcagaaaataaagttaaaGAATACCTTTTTGAAACCTCCTTAAGAGcaggaaatgaaaatatgatTGGCAGAATTCCTGAAGGACTACATACACGTGACAATGAACAA GCACTATATGAACTACTCAAAAGTAGCCATAATGTTAAAGAGGCAACTGAGAGATACTGCTCAAATGGAAAGGCATCTCAGG AGATGACAGCATGGACAGAAGAAGAATGCAGAAGCTTTGAACATGCACTTCTGATTTATGGGAAAGACTTTCATCTCATACAGAAAAACAAG GTAAGAACCAGAACAGTTGCTGAGTGTGTGGCTTTCTATTACATGTGGAAAAAGTCAGAACGTTATGATTACTTTGCTCAGCAGACAAGATTTGGAAAGAAGAGGTATAACCATCATCCTGGAGTTAC GGACTACATGGATCATTTGGTAGATGAAGCAGAAGCTCTTGGTGGAGCAGTACATTCTTCAGCCTTAACATCTAATACTCGAACAGAAAGTATTCCTGATCAACAGCTAAGCATTCTGAACTCTGTCACTGCCAATGAGTTGACAG CACTGACAAACACTGTAGCTACTGTCTGTCACACTTCGGCTGTGAACTGCCTGGATGATGCCTTCCCTCCTATGGACAGCTTACCCCGAGCACCGGTAGTTAATCATGTGCCTGTTGGAACAGAAGAATTGCTTAACTTGCCTAGCAGTGGTGAAAATGATTGCTTTAATTTATTTGAGACTGGCTTTTATCACTCGGAGTTAAACCCAGGGAACATGTGCAGTGAGGAGACAGAAAGACCTGCAAAGAGACTGAAAATGGGAATTGCTGTCCCAGAATCTTTCATGAATGATGTCTCTGTAAATAACCTTGGTGTGGACTTTGAGAACCACACACACCATATTGCCAGTGCCAAAATGGCTGTTTCAGTGGCTGACTTCAGCAGTCTATCTGCAAATGAGACAAATGGTTTTATAAATACCCATACTCTTCACCAACATACTGCCCTTCACTCAGAATGA